CATCATCCACGCCATGATCTTTTCGTTGGTGTTGACGTCAGGCGCCGGGATGTCCTTGTTCGGGCCGATGATGATGTTGATTTCACTGGTGTAGCGGCGCGTCATGCGCTGCAGCTCGCCATTCGACAATGTTTTCGGATCGACGCGGATGCCGCCTTTTGCACCGCCATAGGGCACGTTCACCGCGGCATTCTTGACGGTCATCCAGGCCGACAGCGCCATCACCTCGGATAGCGTCACGTCCTGGTGGAAGCGCACGCCGCCCTTGCCCGGGCCGCGCGACGTATTGTGCTGGACACGATAGCCTTCGAAATGGGCGATCGTGCCGTCATCGCGCTCGATCGGCACGTCGACAATCAGCACACGCTTCGGACGCTTGAGTGTTTCGACCCAGCGCGACAGGTTGCCGAGGTGCGGCGTGACGCGGTCGATCTGTTCGAGGTACACGCCCCATGGGCCGATTTCATGCGGGGTCAGGTATGAGGGAATTTCGTGATTGGCGGCCATGCTGATGATGCTCCTTGTCGTTTCAAATGCGCCAGCGGCGCTGTGAAGTGATGCAATGATGATGACAAGAATGCTAGAGCAACGCAGCACGGCATAGCCAATGCTTTGTGTGCATCAAACTATGCAAAAAAAACATGAAGCGGTTTTTATCGGTTTCCGGCCCGCCCTGTCGAGGTGTGAATCAGCCGCCTTTGGCGGCGGGTTTTCGCTTGCGCGCCTGCGCCTTGGCCTCTGCCTCGCTGCGCTTGACGAGGTAATCCCAGAGCCGCCCCACGACCGGCTTGCCCGGCCTCTGCTGCGTCGGACGCTCGCGGTACAAGCGGATCTCCATGTCGACCTCCCACTCGGCACGGCCGCCATCGGCGCGCGCAAGAAGCTTCTGCTTCACTTCGCGGGTCACGGCGGACTCCGGCAGGAACACTACGCCATGTCCTTCCAGCGCCATCATTTTCAGACCTTCGGCCATGTCGGTCTCATAGTGCTTTTCGAGATGGAGCGGACGCTTGGCGTCGGACAGGATGAGTTCGACCATCCGCGCGAGATAGGCGTTGGTGGTGTAGGAAAGAAACGGCAGCGGCGATCTCGCCGTACCCGGCAGCACGAGGTCGGGCTTGCCGGTCCTGTCGCAGCGCGCATAGGCGCGCAGTGCCTCGCTGCCCAGCGTGATCATGTCGTAGCGGCTGGCATCGAGCTGTACCGGCTGGCGAGGATGGTGATAGCACAGCAGCAGATCGCAGCCGCCTTCGACCAGCGCCAGCACCGCATCATGCACATTGAGGGCGAGCAGGCGGCTGTTGAGCCTGCCGAAGCCGGACTCCAGCTCGGTCATCCATTTCGGCATGAAGGTCAGCGACAACGTATGCGGCACGGCAAAATCGACCGTGGTCTGCGCGGTCGGACGCTTGCCGCGCAGCAGCGCACGCGCATTGCTGATCTGGCCGAGCATTTCCAGCGCCTGTTCGTAAAACACTTCGCCTGCCGGCGTCAGTCGCGTGGGATAGGAGGTGCGATCGATCAGGTCGGCGCCCAGCCACGCTTCAAGCGATTGAATGCGCCGC
The Noviherbaspirillum cavernae DNA segment above includes these coding regions:
- a CDS encoding LysR family transcriptional regulator, translated to METKWLEDFISLAETHSFSRSAELRHVTQPAFSRRIQSLEAWLGADLIDRTSYPTRLTPAGEVFYEQALEMLGQISNARALLRGKRPTAQTTVDFAVPHTLSLTFMPKWMTELESGFGRLNSRLLALNVHDAVLALVEGGCDLLLCYHHPRQPVQLDASRYDMITLGSEALRAYARCDRTGKPDLVLPGTARSPLPFLSYTTNAYLARMVELILSDAKRPLHLEKHYETDMAEGLKMMALEGHGVVFLPESAVTREVKQKLLARADGGRAEWEVDMEIRLYRERPTQQRPGKPVVGRLWDYLVKRSEAEAKAQARKRKPAAKGG